The genomic stretch CGGCCTAATTCGGTGCGGATGACCCCGGGGTGAAGACAGTACACCGTCACACCCGTGTCTGATGAGAGGGATGCATTAAATCACTTGTTAGTCACAATGCATGAAACACAACATGGATTAAAATGTGAGGTGACGATTCCCCATCAACTCGACCCTTACACTGTATCTGATTATTAATAACACGCAATACACAACGCAAAACGGCGTTTTAATACCTTTCAGTCTGGAAGCCAGTTCTCTGCTGAAGAGCACGTTGGCCAGCTTGCTTTGGCGGTAGCTCTTCTCACGTTCGTATTCTATGTCAGAGTTGATGTCATTAAATTGAATGTGGCCTGCAAGAAACAATCCAGTGGAGTCTtagaaactacattttaaaaagcatgtcATAACCAACCAAAGTGTAATATGACTTTGAGTGAAGTCATATACACTTTTAACTATAAAGTCAATTTGATGGActgaaatgaaattaaaaaaacatcgtCTTCACCCTTCTCGTGTGCCAGGCTGGAGACGGTGACAATGCGACTTGGAGTTGACTTCTTCAGCAGGTCAAGAAGACAGTTGGTGAGGAGGAAATGTCCCAGGTGGTTGACACCAAACTGCATTTCAAAGCCATCCTCTGTATTCCACTTAGGACACAACATGATACCTGGAAACCCAACAAATACACCATTTTGGTTTTCAATGTGCCTGCATGTCAACATTTTCCTTTATATGTATGATGTTTGAGATCATTATTGGGAGAACTACTGCAAAACACCTGCATTGTTGATGAGGATGTCCAAACGTTCCTCATTGTCCTGGACATCTTTGGCCAGGTCCCTGACAGACTGCAGCGAGGCCAGGTCCAGTTTCTTTACCACCACGTTGCCGTTTCCGCTCTCCTGCCGGATCTCGTCCGCTGCTATGCGGGCTCTTGTCATGTCTCTGCAAGCTAGGATCACTCTGGCTCCTTGACACGAATAAGAAAAGATTCAAAGCGTTATAATGGAAGTAGGAATGAAGTAGTTGTCAAGGAGTCAcgctcaaaaacacacacaaaaacaacacttatACAAAGTGAAGCTCTCACCTCGCTGGGCCATATCCAGGGCCGTCTCCTTCCCAATGCCACAGTTGGCTCCTGTGATCAGGACTGTTTTCCCATCCAGCCTGACCTTGCTCCGACACACCCCCCCAGCCATCCACCTGCGCAAGGCCAGTACGCCTGcccctgacagagagagaaatgaagaaCATGCAGTGTAATATGCCTGGTTCACTATTCCACTGACATTTCTAGATATTCACaaactgagcagcagcagcattaataaacaaatgtcataCTTCTCTACAAGTTTCTGCCTGAATGATGTGTAACTTTTGATGGGAGTATTTACCATTACTTACATTCTCAGTAGTGAGGATCTACTTTCTTTGACATTCAAGaacatgtaaaaatgtacaaaaacataGCATACACAATGTCCTTATGATAAAACAATGGATTTACCTGCAACAAAAGCAACAGCAAGACCACTCGCGTGCCTCTCTGCAAAGTCCCTGATATTGTCTGCGtagttttgcatatttaaaccTGTTATTTATCAACCAACTACAAGCTTTAGTGGGCGATTATCACAAAAgtaaagtcaaaataaacaatCCGTTTAGACTAAGACTACGCAATTCATTGGTGTAACGTCAAATggtgtcaaaaaacaaaagtaaaggaGTGTTTCTCGCTTCTCCATCATGTAAAGACGATTCCAGTGGGGCGTGGTGTGCAACGACTGggattttcagaataaaagactATTATGTGTACTCTGCTGTCCTGACAACTCTTGTATGGTATAacttgctgctgttgttttttccttttatctgcaattaaaatataaaatttgCAGTTGTGATAATGatgttaatataaaactaaCAGGCTTTGATCATCTACTACAGGTCcaaggagagcagagcagccgATCTGTGGAGCTTCTACACGCCCTGCAAAAACACTCCTATCTGTGCAATGCAGCTCATGATGACTCATGATCCTCTACtatgtacatttaataaacagaaGTTCCCTAAATGCCACAGCAGCAGTGTTGAACTTTTTTATTAtgcttattcttattcttaaaAGAAGCTACGCCTTCAGCAATGTTCCTACGAGGAActagagaaagatgtgaagtaTGAAACAGACTTCCATGTAAGTTACTCACTTTATCAGGGTGTGTTATTAAGATGCTTGGCAGCTTGGCATGTGTTGTTTAGCTGGTAATGTATCTGGAGAACtattaaatatatactatacactatataatactatatactataatactatataaaatGCATCTGTTTTTGGTGAGATCCCTTTCTTTACTTTCAGATACAACAATTAAACGCTGCTTAAAGTTAATCAATAACAAGGGTccaatgatataataataaaacagaaggcATAATggattacattttcaaatgtaattattatttttttgacttgtttttatctttaaataatatatttaaatatctttaaatatattatttaaatatctttaaatatatgatttaaatatctttaaatatatgatttaaatatctttaaatatattatttaaatatctttaaatatattatttaaatatctttaaatattttaaatatgagtTGCTtatacttaaatatatatttgaatgtttgtaATACTATCTGAAGATTTCTACCCCCACTGCAAAACACATAACTCATAAATTGGCTTTTGAATACCTCCCTTACGTTTTACATTCCTGAaaccttcctttttttttgatAAGCAAAAGTAATGTGTGGGCGGACTTACTTTGAAATGtcgggcttttattttgaagtctaAACTCCACGACTGTGGGCGCTTTCATTGGTTTAGATCGAAATGTCGATGTGTCGCCTCGTGACTttaaacttatttaaaaaatagattATGTCACATTTAGAAGTTATATGGTGTCTTGTTTAACGATATTTTACCTCTTATAACTTTGGGCTTTAtttactaaataataataaaataaataataaaataaacaaacgtGCCCCGGAAGTTCTTTGTGCTCGTGCCACGTCAGAGCTACAAGCCGCTACACTGCTGCTACTTGTCTGCAGCTTTAGCAGTTTCTTCTTGCTCTCACCATGCTGTGCCTGGGACTgagctgtctgctgctgctgcatgtgtgtttagtgtttgggACTGAGCTCACATTTGAGCTTCCTGACAACAATAAGCAATGTTTCTACGAGGAACTAGAGAAAGACGTGAAGTTTGAAATAGACTTCCAGGTAAGCTCAGACAGCGTCATCACTTCCCACAAGTGTGTGTTAGCAAGATGTTGCCAAAGTTGTTGTGTATCTGGAAAATGTGCATAGTTTTAGTTCATTATATGATTTCAAAATGCATCTGTTTTTGGTGAGATGCCTTTCTTTACCTGTAGTTTAATACCACAACAACATTGTTTTGCTGCCTAACTAGTGTAATCCAGTTCAACAGTGCACAATCCATAGGTTACAACATATGTTCCAATGTTTTGTCTGGCATGCATATCTTCTGTCATCCTCATGTGTCTTTTGTGTGCATCTTCTCTTCTTTTAGGTCATTGCAGGAGGAAACTATGATGTGGACTCTTTTGTTATCGATCCTCTAGACAATGTCTTGtatgatgagaagaagaagcagtatGACAGCTTCTCTCACACCACAACTATGAAGGGAGTCTACAAGGTCTGCTTCAGCAATGAGTTCTCCACTTTTACAGATAAAACGGTGTACCTGGAGTTCCGCCACGGAGATGAGGAGCCTCTCATTCAGACCATGACTGGAACTATGGCACTGACTCAGGTAACAACTTTACAACTACAGCACACTTGAGGAAC from Cottoperca gobio chromosome 3, fCotGob3.1, whole genome shotgun sequence encodes the following:
- the LOC115025135 gene encoding retinol dehydrogenase 13-like isoform X2, producing the protein MQNYADNIRDFAERHASGLAVAFVAGVLALRRWMAGGVCRSKVRLDGKTVLITGANCGIGKETALDMAQRGARVILACRDMTRARIAADEIRQESGNGNVVVKKLDLASLQSVRDLAKDVQDNEERLDILINNAGIMLCPKWNTEDGFEMQFGVNHLGHFLLTNCLLDLLKKSTPSRIVTVSSLAHEKGHIQFNDINSDIEYEREKSYRQSKLANVLFSRELASRLKDTGVTVYCLHPGVIRTELGRHLFPTLALWQRILATFILMWFKSPWQGAQTTIYCAVDESLEHVSGLYYSDCAPKQPAPQALNDAAAKKLWDLSASMVGLA
- the LOC115025135 gene encoding retinol dehydrogenase 13-like isoform X1: MQNYADNIRDFAERHASGLAVAFVAGAGVLALRRWMAGGVCRSKVRLDGKTVLITGANCGIGKETALDMAQRGARVILACRDMTRARIAADEIRQESGNGNVVVKKLDLASLQSVRDLAKDVQDNEERLDILINNAGIMLCPKWNTEDGFEMQFGVNHLGHFLLTNCLLDLLKKSTPSRIVTVSSLAHEKGHIQFNDINSDIEYEREKSYRQSKLANVLFSRELASRLKDTGVTVYCLHPGVIRTELGRHLFPTLALWQRILATFILMWFKSPWQGAQTTIYCAVDESLEHVSGLYYSDCAPKQPAPQALNDAAAKKLWDLSASMVGLA
- the LOC115025112 gene encoding transmembrane emp24 domain-containing protein 3 isoform X2 encodes the protein MLCLGLSCLLLLHVCLVFGTELTFELPDNNKQCFYEELEKDVKFEIDFQVIAGGNYDVDSFVIDPLDNVLYDEKKKQYDSFSHTTTMKGVYKVCFSNEFSTFTDKTVYLEFRHGDEEPLIQTMTGTMALTQLESSCVSIHEILKVVADSQTWYRLREAHDRTKAEHLLERVTYWSIGETVLLFVIGIGQVMMLRSFFSERKGSVAATT